The region AGTGCGGGGATGCGTACGCTTGCAGAGTGTTTctattccctttttttattCCCGTGTCTACAGGTTCTTTCCTGTCTGTATTTTTCCATGCAGTGTTCAGGAGATAGAGAACTGCTGACATTTCTGTTAAATTACTGCAGGGGTGAGAGTCAGTCAAACAGCTCTGCAGCTGCCGCCGAGGCCGCTCGCCTGCTGcaacggggggaggggggggggggtgaagggtggGGAGACTGAGGAGTCGCCCGGGCGAGAACCAGACGACGATTATTCATGTTTGGATTCCCTGATCGGGCAGGATGCTGTGGGCGGGGCTGAGACAGGAGCCGCCCCAGCATGCAGCTAATGGGCCTTGTCCTTGGCGAGGGATGTTTCTGCGTCTGTCTCCGGCGAAGCCAGAGGCGGGACCTTGGAAACAGGCGAGCGCTCCTCTCTGGGGGAGGGGCTCTCCTCCGCTGACGCGGCGATGCTCTTGTGGGTGTCATCAGGCGTGTGCTCGTTGGGTATGAGCGGAGCCGTGGTTTTCTGCAGGCAGAGGACAGCGCGTTGAAAAGAGGCACCGGGAGCCGTCGGCGCTGCAGCAAAGCATCGCCAGAGGCCTGAACGCCGTCAGCGGCTGATTAAAGTGGTTGAAAATAGTCAGAAATGCTGCTCATGAAGTGGCTGCGGATTTTAGTTTGTCAGGTACGGGCAGAAATTTCATTCATGTTCTTTTCTGTGGCTGAAGGTTAAAACAAGTAGGTTTAATTATTAATATCACAAGGCCCAAGTTGAGCTCCCAGGGCTAAATATATTTGGCCCACATAAATCCAAAACACCCGTCTGATGACGGCGGATGAAAATGGCCAGTTTCATAAAAATGACACAGCAAACAAAGCAGCttattcttcttctgctgttaaCTTTATAGATTTCAACAAGAGGAGAGTTCTATTTTCAACGTGACTCCTAGTTTGATCAAAATGGATCAAGCACAGGGGTGGGGATCAAGTTTATTTAATCTTGTAAACATATTTACCATGTTGTCACAGCAAATGGATGTTAAATTAGGATTAGACCTGCTTCTAGAGGAGGAACCACATGATTTGTAATTAACTGAATTATGAAAACCAACGTCTGGTCCCAGAGGCTTTCTATTCTATACAGGTGATTCTATAAATGATTTATCAATTTGGACCCTAAAAGAGGAATAATAATTTAGACGACGGCGACGTGCGTTTGCCTTGTTAAAAAACATAGAGAGAGCATTTAAGCATTAATAGATGATGACATAAATATATCCTGGTGTCGTGGAATATATTAGCAATATAAAAAAGCTCAAAAGGTAGAAACACTCTCTTTAATTGCTTTAGTCTGTCGTACAGAACAGAACGCATTTTCCACTTAGTTGAAttgggttctgtgtgtgtgtgtgtgtgtgcgtgtaactGTAAGTAGTGTCTCCACACTGAGTGGTCTGGCTTCGCTCACCGTGGTTTGTGGCGttgggttgctgctgctgggggcagCAGGTGTTACAGAGGGAGATATGTCCTCCAGCATcagtcctcttctgtccaggACGCTGGAAAGGGAGAAAAGTCAAACAGTGACTAACTGCGTCCTGCTCGTGAATCAGCGCGAGACGACTCGGGAGGGCGACAGAAGCGTTATTCATCACTGTAGGACGTCACCTCGGGTATGTTGGCCCGCAGAGCACCTCACAGCAGTTTTTGATGATGTTCTTGTGGCTGTACGGGTTCTGGACTCTGTTCTTTCCAGACCAGGATCCTTTAATCTGGgtcaaaaaaatccacaaagtTAAAGGGTCTAATGACTGGCTTAACGAACTCCACAAAACCAACATCCATCTTTACAAGGTTATGTCTATGTTCAGCTTATTCAAAAGCAGACTTCTATTTTTAGATGTTATTCCCACAGGACTGCTGTGACCTCCTTACAGATCCCGTTCAGCAATCCCTGGTTTAGCTCATGGAGCCTAATGAACAGAATGGACAAAgcgttttatttccattttgatAATCcagttgaaaataaaacaaaaatggatttaaagcATTTACGCAGCAATGAATTTAACTTTCCTGTTGTCCTGCATGACCTTTATTTAACAGATAACAGAAAGCATGAACCATAAGTTATACAGTGGTTTTCCCCtttaatgtatttctttttttcccacttcaAAAATTGAAGGTTCTGCAAGTGTAAAATGCATTTCCATTCCAGTTTTGCTATTAAAACATAAACAggttttgttttaatgtatttatgtttttttttttactgagatTTAAACTAGTAAACTACCATACCATCgaaatgtctgaaaaagaaaaccatTTACACATCATAACCTTAactcattgatttttttttttacatttatccAGTTTACAGTCAGGTTTGTCTAAAAAATATCTAAACTCTTAACTAAACCACAGTAAACAGGCAGTAGATTTAGGTCAGCAGTCTACCCATAAGGCAGTTCACTTCTGCAgccatgtatgtgtgtgtgtgtgtgtgtgtgtgtgtgtgtgtgtgtgtgtgtgtgtgtggagcagcaATGCAACACTCAAGGTGCCTTCCCTTGTTTGCTCCTATTCCACCATTTATGTCTCCCTCGTCaaagcccccccgcccctccccagACGTATTTGTGGCAGTGCGCCCGGCCCCTGCAGGTATTGATGCATCTATTATTAGTCCAATAACAGATCCTGAAACATCCGGGCCCACGGCCACGGCTTCAACTCCTGGAGCAGCGTTCCGGTGTAGGTGCGCAGCTTTAGCGCTGATTAAATGGGGAAAATGAGGCCAGTCGTCCCacaggagggaaaaagaggaatTATAAATTAATCATTACAACAAAGCAGGAGTGCACACTCTTGCTTTCAGCGCTTTAGAACCTCCcatcgctgcagctgctgatgctgctctctgcttccCAGATTTGGACTAACAAAGTCTCCAatacagctaatgctaacgctaatgccaTCGCTGCTGGAAAAAAACGCCGGCGTGGATTCACGCGCCGGCATTAGATCAGCCTGACAGTGTGTCACATTTGTTTCATGTGACCtggattcaaacacacacacacacacgagtgtgaGGAGAACATCTGATGTAAAAAGCAGTGTGTATTATACTCAAGCTACAGATTCACATGGTCAGCAGGTAACGTTGGCATTAACAGGCTACAGATTAGCAGCTCTCTGTCTTTGGTGCGGTGTGAGGGAGTGTTGTTGTCAAGGAAACCGCTCTGTAGTTTACAGTTCTGAGCTACACTTCATGCTGACAGCAGACTGGAACCCGTTAACACCCCAGCCAACCATCTAAACTCTCACATATGCAGGCACACGTGAGGATTTTCTGCATGCTAATCTTATCTGCATCTAATGAAGGGGGGAGGACTTTGACAGCAAGACATTGATGGTGGATTAACGGTTAACCTGCATTGTTTACCATCTTGGATTGTTCAGGTGCAAATAAAACTGACAGTaataacaatctggcactgaagGTGCGCTTACATCCTCGTTGGTGGTCTGGTTGAGCGAGATCAGGTAGGTGTGGAAGCCCGTCAGACCCACCACCGACCAGAGGGTGAAGAAGCaaaccaggagctccagcaCCGTGAAGTGTGGTTAAGAAAACAGCGACAGATGTTCTGTGTCTGACAAGGATGCTAATCGAGGGAACGGCAAGCGAGGAAACAGTTCTCAAGATATTACGCAACCTTGGTTGTGGTGGTCCTCACCACCAAAAATCCAGAAGCCCTTTAAACCATTAAACATTTCTCACTGTACAAACTGTCAAAAGCAACAAAAGGGCTTAAAATAATTCTTGTTTTAGGTAAATATATAAAGGGTATTTTGGGTTCACTCAGTGGGGGCAAGGAGACGCCATTTAAACAGGTCCTGAAAGAAAACCATTGGCTTGGAAATGCTAAAAACGGAACTCACTTAACAAGAAATCAAAGCCTGATCGGCTGTCTGGGCTAGATGCTAAGCTATAATTAGAAAAATCACTGTTGGAAGGCTGAAAATGTAACATTAGAATCCATAAAACATCCTGTTCAGCTGTCTATTCTAGGAATTGTACTGAAAATAGATCGGATGGTGTTTTAAAGGATATGTTCCAGGCGTTTCTTTTAAAGTGTTCAGGAAGCCGTTATCAACTGAACCTGTGaatgaagcacaaacacacattaacattttctctaaagaaacacaaaaaactCTACTTTATTAGTTCTGGAGTAATTCTGCTTGGTTGGTGTTAGGAAACTCACGCATGACCACGTGGACGATGTCGAATGTGAAGATGTAAATGGTGAGCAGGGAGAGGGACATGGTGAACAGGTAGAAGTATCGGTAGTTCCTCTTGCCCACGCAGTTGCCCACCCACGGACAGTGGTGGTCAAATCgatctgggggggggagagaagaacGGTTCAGGTGTAAAAGCCTCAAACACCTTTAATGATTCGTTAGTGCTCTTCAGCCACTTCTGCTGACGATCAAAGGGCAGTTTCCTGTAAACGCCTGGTTTTGTGAGGACATGCTTCCAGCAGAAAAGAAATGTTCTAAATCTGATCAATATCCTGTTTCATGTTCTtcagaataaatcaataattTACTAAATACAGAGATGAGCTGGGATTTGGAAACACGGTGCACATTCTGATTATAACTGATCCAATcatggctgggggggggggggggattgtagTGAAAGAAGGCTgatctgatctgtgtgtgtctgtgtgtgtgtgtgtgtgtgtgtgtgtgtgtgtgtgtgtgagaatgtgttCTTCATACATGCAACCTATTGAGTACCAAAACACCGAGTCTACTGACAAAGGTTAGGTCAGAGTTTGGGGGGGTTAGTTATACATTTGATACATTAGCCCTacgaaagtcctcacaaagatagaaggacAAGGatatgaatgtgtgtgaatgtatgCATGCGTGTAGGTATGCAAGCGTGCAACAGCTGAGCACAGATAAACTAGTGTTCACAATGACGGagcattttttttctcactgAGCCTCCGCTGTCCACGATCTCAGCCTCTTTCCTctcagcatcacacacacacacacacgcacacacacttcacaggTTGTTGGCCTATTTGTTTGCAGGTAAATAACGTCGCGGCAGATTTTGCCCTCACTAAATCCAGCTCGCATTTCTCTTTTCTCGTCAAACTTTGTGAATCGTCTTCTAAAGCTAAAAAGGCCGACGGCGGCTCAGAGGAGCCTCCTCACCGACACAGTTGTCACAGATGCTGCAGTGCGAAGCGCGAGGAGGCCGGAAGATTTTGCAGGTGTAGCAGTACTTCAACTTGACGATCTGGTTGTTGATCTGGACGTTGCGGATTCGGGGCGGCGGCCTCTGTCCAGCCGGGACGTTCACGTTGGCGGCCTCTGTAAACACGGTCCATGACACACTTCAATACGATGGTGCGTTTGTGTCTCCTCGCTGCTGACTTGAATGATTGACAGGATGCTGCTCTTCTGAGGCAGATCTTACAAAACCAGATAAAGATGCAGCGGTGTTTCTACCTTTGACCGTCTGCAGATGAATCTGTTAGGGGGATCTGGGGCATAATCATAATGCATGAACCAAAATCCCCACGATTCGTACAAAACTAACTGTTatgttttatataaaaatgtgtgtaatCTGCGAGGGTTTTAATACAGGATGGAGGATTAGAGGCTTCAGGATAAACCTTTAGAGAACAAATTAATGAGTCATCACTGTGGAACTGATGCCCCTCCCTGGGGCAGAAAGGCCCTCCGTTAGTGGCATTATCTATTCCAAGAGGATGCCTCTCCTTGTATTAGTATTCCCTCCTGGGACCAGCTGCTAACAGGCACAGGCAGTGACAGCATCATCTTCATGCCTGTTGCCGCCTCAGAATCTGATGGAAAAAGCAAACCCAGATCTCCTCCTCGACTGCCTGATACCGGTTACAGCCACCATTTAGCACAACGCTACTATAGCATCACATTAGATCTACTGGAGAGGATCTGTCAGGTGTGCACATGTGGCTCATGTCAGCATTTAAACTCAATATTAAACTGGAATCAAAATCTAAGTCTAAATATAGAGACATGCTAAAAATGGGCATTGCTCTGGATTGTTGCTATGATACTAATGTTGCCCAAAAAAAACCTAGCTAAACTGTTTTATTCCACTGTATTCTAGCGAGAAGACTTTAACATGTGACATGCATAGAGTAGGAATCTTTAACAGAAAGCTCTGGGAATATGGAACGTTAGAGAGAATGGCTGGGAACTTtaggtgggtgggggtgttgaCAGCAGGGCCCCCGCAGCAGACccaaaggacacacacacagaccattTATGATCCCAGAGATCTCTGGTTTCTAGCATTGAATGTACAAGAAAGATGGGTTAAAAGTGCTTAAGAAGATTACCCATCATAAAAAGATAAGTagataatgaaaaaaaatcatctctACAGGCTCAAAGTCCTGATCAGCGTTGCTAAGGTTGTCAATTTGGGAAGTCTTTCTGTAATAATGCAGGGAAATTTAAATTTCCTTAAATTCCTGCTGTCAATCAAGAAGCGCAGCTGCCCTGTTGGTCAGAGCTGCTCAGCAGAATCAATTCAGCCAGGAATGAGACAGCGAACGTAAGAAAGCATCTCCAAGCTGTGTTTAAGCACCACAAGTTACACCAAAATCTAAAGACGAGGAGAAATATAATCTTGTGTCAAAGCCACACTGAGGGGACAAAAGCTTCGAATTCTCCTCAAAATCCTTCTGGAACTCACCGATTTCCATCTCGATGAAGGAGGCCTCCTCTGGCAGCGCCCGTGGCAGCACCCCGGGGTCGCTGAAGCTCGTCCTCAGCAGCATGGCCAtgacgaagaggaagaggagggcagcaAAGACCGGAATGGCAGGGGACAGATGGACAGCCAGGTACGGGCATCTGAAACACAAGGGGGAAAAGAGTTAACGGCACAGGAAAGGCGGTAAGACACTTATTTAATGATTTGCTGTTTTGTCCTGCAGAAATGACAGAAGTACAGGAGAAAACAGCTTTGTGGTGGGAAAAAAGGTCACAATACTGCAAAGACCTGCTTGGAGTATGACTTCATCAGCATGGAGCGCAGCCTGTGGCCTGATGTGCAGAGATAGACAACAAGAGGGTAACTAGCGCCTCCCTTTCGTAGACACACAGTCTAATAATTCTCTTCTTTCTTGTCAGTGCGGAGAAAATGATACCAAGGGGCTTCCTCTGTTTGTTGGCaggaaggaagtggaggaaATGACCCAGTCTGGGATTCACATTCTTCAATGTCTTGTGTTTTGGCACTGAAGGGTGTTGGGACACCCCAGTAGAAGGTGGCATCACTGCTGACATCCACCACACCGACAGTCGCTCCCTGATCACAGCCACGGCCTTTAGGAGACCCCAGATGAGAAGAAACTATCAATAAAACAAGAAGGGAAGAGCTGGCCAAAGCCAGGCTGCGTTTGTGGCGAGCTGACGCCACCAAACGAGAATTCCCAGTTAGGTTTGGACTGTGTTTCAGCTCACACTGATTGAATAACTAATCATTTTTCTCTCATTCAAGGTTTAATAAACCAAACAGGCAATCATAAAAAGTAATGACTGATATtaacaataacatacagacaTTTATATTTTCCAGAATATAACTAAAAACTGGAGATGTGAAATATAATCTCTAATAATTCAGATTTGAACCCAAAAGCCTGATCATAACCTCCTGTCCACGAGGCAGCCAGTTCAGTGAGTTCTATGATGTTTTTTGTGATATCTGTGATCAGGCCAGGGTCAAAATGAGCTACTTTATGATGAAAACTCTTTGACTTTAAGCTCTAACGCTCTTAAATCATTATTTATACTGGACTATTCACACCGTTTGCCTGATGAGGCCTATCCCTCTATTTGACCAGGGTGCTGAGATTAGCGCCATCAGCAAACCCGGCCGGCTGCTCAGCAGCTGTAACggcagcaggagaggcagaaaaagcTTCCAGGCACG is a window of Takifugu rubripes chromosome 14, fTakRub1.2, whole genome shotgun sequence DNA encoding:
- the zdhhc9 gene encoding palmitoyltransferase ZDHHC9 isoform X1, coding for MNVSRSRSDLWMQQPPQLDYCRKHLPPAAGFLPIPPNTERKVGGLRPGGARCSEEPKSRTRDDMSAVMITRKVRKWEKLPGKNTFCCDGRVMMARQKGVFYLTMFLIIGTCSLFFAFECPYLAVHLSPAIPVFAALLFLFVMAMLLRTSFSDPGVLPRALPEEASFIEMEIEAANVNVPAGQRPPPRIRNVQINNQIVKLKYCYTCKIFRPPRASHCSICDNCVDRFDHHCPWVGNCVGKRNYRYFYLFTMSLSLLTIYIFTFDIVHVVMRSVDNGFLNTLKETPGTVLELLVCFFTLWSVVGLTGFHTYLISLNQTTNEDIKGSWSGKNRVQNPYSHKNIIKNCCEVLCGPTYPSVLDRRGLMLEDISPSVTPAAPSSSNPTPQTTKTTAPLIPNEHTPDDTHKSIAASAEESPSPREERSPVSKVPPLASPETDAETSLAKDKAH
- the zdhhc9 gene encoding palmitoyltransferase ZDHHC9 isoform X2 — its product is MNVSRSRSDLWMQQPPQLDYCRKHLPPAAGFLPIPPNTERKVGGLRPGGARCSEEPKSRTRDDMSAVMITRKVRKWEKLPGKNTFCCDGRVMMARQKGVFYLTMFLIIGTCSLFFAFECPYLAVHLSPAIPVFAALLFLFVMAMLLRTSFSDPGVLPRALPEEASFIEMEIEAANVNVPAGQRPPPRIRNVQINNQIVKLKYCYTCKIFRPPRASHCSICDNCVDRFDHHCPWVGNCVGKRNYRYFYLFTMSLSLLTIYIFTFDIVHVVMRSVDNGFLNTLKETPGTVLELLVCFFTLWSVVGLTGFHTYLISLNQTTNEDIKGSWSGKNRVQNPYSHKNIIKNCCEVLCGPTYPSVLDRRGLMLEDISPSVTPAAPSSSNPTPQTTPLTAFRPLAMLCCSADGSRCLFSTRCPLPAENHGSAHTQRAHA
- the zdhhc9 gene encoding palmitoyltransferase ZDHHC9 isoform X3 codes for the protein MSAVMITRKVRKWEKLPGKNTFCCDGRVMMARQKGVFYLTMFLIIGTCSLFFAFECPYLAVHLSPAIPVFAALLFLFVMAMLLRTSFSDPGVLPRALPEEASFIEMEIEAANVNVPAGQRPPPRIRNVQINNQIVKLKYCYTCKIFRPPRASHCSICDNCVDRFDHHCPWVGNCVGKRNYRYFYLFTMSLSLLTIYIFTFDIVHVVMRSVDNGFLNTLKETPGTVLELLVCFFTLWSVVGLTGFHTYLISLNQTTNEDIKGSWSGKNRVQNPYSHKNIIKNCCEVLCGPTYPSVLDRRGLMLEDISPSVTPAAPSSSNPTPQTTKTTAPLIPNEHTPDDTHKSIAASAEESPSPREERSPVSKVPPLASPETDAETSLAKDKAH